In Pseudoxanthobacter soli DSM 19599, a single genomic region encodes these proteins:
- a CDS encoding SDR family NAD(P)-dependent oxidoreductase — MDTDFPNAIYPTLKDRVVFITGGGSGIGAGLVGHFSAQGAAVTFVDVAEEPSLALVDAVAAAGYRRPDFIRCDLRDIEALRAAIATTAERHGPIRVLLNNAGNDDRHRTEDVTPAYWDDRMAVNVRHQFFAAQAVRPYMRDAGGGSIVNFGSITWMVGDPDCPAYVTAKAAITGMTRALARELGPERIRVNCMIPGWVMTERQVRLWLTPDGERQIAERQCLPDRLYPSDIARMALFLASEDSRMCTSQHFIVDGGWV, encoded by the coding sequence ATGGACACCGATTTTCCGAACGCCATCTATCCGACGCTGAAGGATCGCGTCGTGTTCATCACCGGCGGCGGCAGCGGCATCGGTGCCGGGCTCGTCGGGCATTTCAGCGCGCAGGGCGCGGCGGTCACCTTCGTCGACGTGGCGGAGGAGCCCTCCCTCGCGCTCGTCGACGCGGTCGCCGCCGCGGGATATCGCCGACCGGACTTCATCCGCTGCGACCTGCGCGACATCGAGGCGCTGCGGGCCGCGATCGCCACGACGGCGGAGCGCCACGGCCCCATCCGCGTGCTTCTCAACAATGCCGGCAACGACGACCGCCACCGCACCGAGGACGTCACGCCCGCGTACTGGGACGACCGCATGGCGGTCAACGTGCGTCACCAGTTCTTCGCCGCCCAGGCCGTGCGGCCGTACATGCGCGATGCCGGCGGCGGCTCGATCGTCAATTTCGGCTCGATCACCTGGATGGTCGGCGACCCGGACTGCCCGGCCTATGTCACCGCCAAGGCCGCCATCACCGGCATGACCCGCGCGCTCGCCCGCGAGCTGGGGCCGGAGCGCATCCGCGTCAACTGCATGATCCCCGGCTGGGTCATGACCGAGCGGCAGGTGCGGCTGTGGCTGACGCCGGACGGGGAGCGCCAGATCGCGGAGCGGCAGTGCCTGCCGGACCGACTCTATCCCTCGGACATTGCCCGCATGGCGCTGTTCCTCGCATCCGAAGACAGCCGGATGTGCACCTCGCAGCATTTCATCGTCGACGGCGGTTGGGTCTGA
- the araD1 gene encoding AraD1 family protein codes for MRLVQFKTEDGRRKVALVAPDGEALLPLAGATSVYDLAMRSIEEATPLADLVAALPREDAVDYAAALTEGRVLPPLDHPEPARFLITGTGLTHTGSATARNRMHEVVHGPDAHESDSMKIFRMGLSGGKPGEGRIGVQPEWFFKGVGTCVVPPGAPLELPGYALAGAEEAEIVGLYIVDPAGEPRRIGFALGNDFSDHVTEGKNYLYLAHSKLRDCSIGPELLVGDLPEEVRGHTRIHRDGAVVWDEEFLSGESHMSHSIANLEHYHFRYPMFRRPGDLHAYFFGADAMSYASNVPTQAGDVFEIESPTFGKPLRNRMVAGPAETFVSVRPL; via the coding sequence ATGCGTCTCGTGCAATTCAAGACGGAAGACGGCCGGCGCAAGGTCGCACTCGTCGCCCCCGATGGCGAGGCGCTGCTGCCGCTCGCCGGCGCCACGTCGGTCTACGACCTCGCGATGCGCAGCATCGAGGAGGCGACGCCGCTCGCGGACCTGGTCGCCGCCCTGCCGCGGGAAGACGCGGTCGACTATGCCGCCGCCCTTACCGAGGGCCGCGTGCTGCCGCCCCTCGACCATCCGGAGCCGGCGCGTTTCCTGATTACCGGCACCGGCCTGACCCACACCGGCAGCGCCACGGCGCGCAACCGGATGCACGAGGTGGTGCACGGGCCGGACGCCCATGAATCCGACTCGATGAAGATCTTCCGCATGGGCCTGTCCGGCGGCAAGCCGGGCGAGGGCCGCATCGGCGTGCAGCCGGAGTGGTTCTTCAAGGGCGTCGGCACCTGCGTGGTGCCCCCCGGCGCGCCGTTGGAGCTGCCGGGCTATGCGCTCGCCGGTGCCGAGGAAGCCGAGATCGTCGGCCTCTATATCGTCGACCCGGCCGGCGAGCCGCGCCGGATCGGCTTCGCGCTCGGCAACGACTTCTCCGACCATGTCACCGAGGGCAAGAACTACCTCTATCTCGCCCATTCCAAGCTTCGGGACTGCTCGATCGGACCGGAGCTGCTCGTCGGCGACCTGCCGGAGGAAGTGCGCGGCCACACCCGCATCCACCGCGACGGCGCGGTGGTGTGGGACGAGGAGTTCCTGTCCGGCGAAAGCCACATGTCGCACTCAATCGCCAATCTCGAGCACTACCACTTCCGCTACCCGATGTTCCGGCGGCCCGGCGACCTGCACGCCTATTTCTTCGGTGCCGACGCCATGAGCTACGCCTCCAACGTGCCGACGCAGGCCGGCGACGTGTTCGAAATCGAATCCCCCACCTTCGGCAAGCCGCTGCGCAACCGGATGGTGGCCGGCCCGGCGGAGACCTTCGTCTCCGTGCGGCCTCTCTGA
- a CDS encoding ABC transporter substrate-binding protein → MKGLRELLCGAALAAGLWTSAAAAETLRVLAWEGYADADWVKEFTQETGIDVDVVFIGSDDEIWAKIKGSEGKDFDVMAVNTAQLQRYIDASLVTPWDLKDIPNQQQVLPRFRDLSKIKGETRDGKVYGIPFAFDSIGLIYDVDKVKPAPTSMAVLWDPQYKGKVLAYDNGEHNVSFTALVLGIKDPFHLTPEQLDQVKAKLIELKGNVLSFYTTADEAQQIFQNNDVALVWANYGQQQLKALQKAGAHVAYINPSEGALSWLDNWAMTSGVQDKAAAEKWVNFLLQKKIGQQLTERTGFGNTVVPSGSARESDTLVWLDAVEDPLKRSDIWNEVKAAP, encoded by the coding sequence GTGAAGGGATTGAGAGAACTTCTGTGCGGCGCTGCGCTCGCCGCCGGTCTTTGGACCTCCGCCGCCGCCGCGGAGACGCTGCGCGTGCTGGCCTGGGAAGGCTATGCCGACGCGGACTGGGTGAAGGAGTTCACCCAGGAGACCGGCATCGATGTCGACGTGGTCTTCATCGGCTCGGACGACGAGATCTGGGCCAAGATCAAGGGCAGCGAAGGCAAGGACTTCGACGTGATGGCCGTCAACACGGCCCAGCTGCAGCGCTATATCGACGCCAGCCTGGTGACGCCCTGGGACCTGAAGGACATTCCGAACCAGCAGCAGGTGCTGCCGCGCTTCCGCGATCTCAGCAAGATCAAGGGCGAGACCCGCGACGGCAAGGTCTACGGCATCCCGTTCGCGTTCGATTCCATCGGCCTGATCTACGACGTCGACAAGGTGAAGCCGGCCCCGACCTCGATGGCCGTGCTGTGGGACCCGCAATACAAGGGCAAGGTGCTGGCCTATGACAACGGCGAGCACAACGTTTCCTTCACCGCGCTCGTGCTCGGCATCAAGGATCCGTTCCACCTGACGCCGGAGCAGCTCGACCAGGTGAAGGCCAAGCTGATCGAGCTGAAGGGCAACGTGCTGTCGTTCTACACGACCGCCGACGAGGCCCAGCAGATCTTCCAGAACAACGACGTCGCGCTGGTGTGGGCCAATTACGGCCAGCAGCAGCTCAAGGCGCTGCAGAAGGCCGGCGCCCACGTCGCCTACATCAACCCCTCCGAGGGCGCGCTCTCCTGGCTCGACAACTGGGCGATGACCAGCGGCGTGCAGGACAAGGCAGCCGCCGAGAAGTGGGTGAACTTCCTGCTGCAGAAGAAGATCGGCCAGCAGCTCACCGAGCGCACCGGCTTCGGCAACACCGTGGTGCCGAGCGGCAGCGCCCGGGAAAGCGACACGCTGGTGTGGCTCGACGCCGTCGAGGACCCGCTGAAGCGCTCCGACATCTGGAACGAGGTGAAGGCGGCCCCCTGA
- a CDS encoding ABC transporter ATP-binding protein: MADPGVLLTLRSVTKSYGTVPILHGVDLDVRDGEFITILGPSGSGKTTILRLIGGFTSPSGGEIRLEGQDITAMPINRRPFNTVFQDYALFPHLSVEANVAYGLAVRGTPRAEVARRVADALELVSLGPFGKRYPAQLSGGQRQRVALARAIVCRPRLILLDEPLAALDVALRHQMQAFLKSVQAEIRTTFLFVTHDQEEAIAMADRICVMNAGRIQQIGSPHEVYYRPSCEFVATFFGDNNLIAGTLGPASGSRRAIETSLGTILCSIEGQPELAAAPAGARAFATCRPEAMAIGPAAVRDPAHENAIAATIDQVAFGGASTMAFATAAGDRAISLRARLQSRPEGTPLGAGDAVTLSFRADDCRLVPA, from the coding sequence ATGGCCGATCCCGGCGTTCTCCTGACTCTGCGCTCCGTGACCAAGTCCTACGGCACGGTTCCGATCCTGCACGGCGTCGATCTCGACGTGCGCGACGGCGAGTTCATCACCATTCTCGGGCCGTCCGGCTCGGGCAAGACCACGATCCTGCGCCTGATCGGCGGCTTCACCTCGCCCTCCGGCGGCGAGATCAGGCTGGAGGGACAGGACATCACGGCGATGCCGATCAACCGGCGGCCGTTCAACACCGTGTTCCAGGACTACGCGCTGTTTCCGCATCTGAGCGTGGAGGCGAACGTCGCCTACGGGCTCGCCGTGCGCGGCACGCCGCGTGCCGAGGTGGCGCGGCGCGTGGCCGACGCGCTGGAACTCGTCAGCCTCGGGCCGTTCGGCAAGCGCTACCCGGCGCAGCTTTCCGGCGGCCAGCGCCAGCGGGTGGCGCTCGCCCGCGCCATCGTCTGCCGGCCGCGTCTGATCCTGCTCGACGAGCCGCTCGCCGCGCTCGACGTGGCGCTGCGCCACCAGATGCAGGCGTTCCTGAAATCCGTGCAGGCGGAGATCCGCACCACCTTCCTGTTCGTGACCCACGACCAGGAGGAGGCCATCGCCATGGCCGACCGCATCTGCGTGATGAATGCCGGCCGCATCCAGCAGATCGGCTCGCCCCACGAGGTTTATTACCGGCCGAGCTGCGAGTTCGTCGCCACCTTCTTCGGCGACAACAACCTCATCGCCGGCACGCTCGGCCCAGCGAGCGGCAGCCGGCGCGCCATCGAGACGAGCCTCGGCACGATCCTGTGTTCCATCGAGGGCCAGCCGGAACTCGCCGCCGCGCCGGCCGGGGCCCGCGCCTTCGCCACCTGCCGGCCGGAGGCGATGGCGATCGGCCCCGCCGCCGTGCGCGATCCGGCGCATGAGAACGCCATCGCCGCCACCATCGACCAGGTGGCGTTCGGCGGCGCCTCCACCATGGCGTTCGCCACGGCGGCCGGCGACCGGGCGATCTCGCTGCGCGCCCGGCTGCAGAGCCGTCCGGAAGGCACCCCGCTCGGGGCGGGCGACGCGGTGACGCTGTCGTTCCGCGCCGACGACTGCCGGCTGGTTCCGGCATGA
- a CDS encoding ABC transporter permease produces the protein MSARDALAGRPRAAAWLATAAAYVVPLGFILAPMALFLTYSFFSVDHGDIVFSPTLANYVRFFTDPVFQPIFWRTCLLCLSVAVLCVAFAYPVALFLTGLKGRNRHVVLVLLLVPLLMSYVIKIYAVRSILGGNGLLNRTLMALGIISEPSMLFVFNLNAVLLTLTVLLIPFAILPIFLSLENIPKALRHASADLGASDLQTFLRVTLPLSLPGVASAMSFVFVLAIGDFLTPQMVGGQSGFTFGRIIYSQFGTAFNWPFGAALSVILAAAVICAIALGGWAGTRRQTQ, from the coding sequence ATGAGCGCGCGGGACGCCCTCGCCGGCCGGCCCCGCGCCGCCGCCTGGCTCGCGACCGCCGCGGCCTATGTGGTGCCGCTCGGCTTCATCCTCGCGCCGATGGCGCTGTTCCTGACCTACAGCTTCTTCAGCGTCGACCACGGCGACATCGTGTTTTCGCCGACGCTCGCGAACTATGTGCGCTTCTTCACCGACCCGGTGTTCCAGCCGATCTTCTGGCGCACCTGCCTTCTGTGCCTGTCGGTGGCGGTGCTGTGCGTGGCGTTCGCCTATCCGGTGGCGCTGTTCCTGACCGGGCTCAAGGGCCGCAACCGCCATGTGGTTCTGGTGCTGCTGCTGGTGCCGCTGCTGATGAGCTACGTCATCAAGATCTACGCGGTGCGCAGCATCCTCGGCGGCAACGGCCTGCTGAACCGCACGCTGATGGCGCTCGGCATCATCAGCGAGCCGTCGATGCTGTTCGTGTTCAACCTCAACGCCGTGCTGTTGACGCTGACGGTGCTTCTGATCCCGTTCGCGATCCTGCCGATCTTCCTGTCCCTGGAAAATATTCCCAAGGCGCTCCGGCACGCCTCCGCCGATCTCGGCGCCAGCGACCTGCAGACCTTTCTGCGGGTGACGCTGCCGCTCAGCCTGCCCGGGGTGGCGAGCGCCATGAGCTTCGTGTTCGTGCTGGCGATCGGCGACTTCCTCACCCCGCAGATGGTGGGCGGCCAGTCGGGCTTCACCTTCGGGCGGATCATCTACAGCCAGTTCGGAACCGCCTTCAACTGGCCGTTCGGCGCCGCGCTCTCCGTCATCCTGGCGGCGGCGGTGATCTGCGCCATCGCGCTCGGCGGCTGGGCGGGAACCCGGAGGCAGACGCAATGA
- a CDS encoding ABC transporter permease, giving the protein MKRAGTILLVAVTALVFALLYGPLLVPIVSSFFTVSHGAVDWAQPTASAYAALTRNESVLSALRTTLIVGASAVVLSVAIATGLALYVASPEAKGRRFLQFVIFLPFLMPPIITGLALLIFFREIDFERSILTVIIGHTVFVLALVYRTILVRLQSLSGSLVEASYDLGASRWQTFRLVLLPNLTGAMAGGAILAFALSFDETMITLLVTGTQSTLPVRLWAMMRLGFTPDINALVTLVLLFTTALCLVAVRFVAPAHAASGGDE; this is encoded by the coding sequence ATGAAGCGGGCGGGCACGATCCTGCTCGTCGCGGTCACGGCGCTGGTGTTCGCCCTGCTCTACGGCCCGCTGCTGGTGCCGATCGTGTCGTCGTTCTTCACCGTCAGCCACGGCGCGGTGGACTGGGCGCAGCCGACGGCGAGCGCCTATGCCGCGCTGACCCGCAACGAAAGCGTGCTTTCCGCGCTGAGGACGACGCTGATCGTCGGCGCCTCGGCGGTGGTGCTGTCGGTCGCGATCGCGACCGGGCTCGCGCTTTATGTCGCCTCGCCCGAGGCGAAGGGCCGGCGGTTCCTGCAGTTCGTGATCTTCCTGCCGTTCCTGATGCCGCCGATCATCACCGGCCTCGCGCTGCTGATCTTCTTCCGGGAGATCGATTTCGAGCGCTCGATCCTGACCGTCATCATCGGCCACACCGTGTTCGTGCTGGCGCTGGTCTACCGCACCATCCTGGTGCGGCTGCAATCGCTGAGCGGCAGTCTGGTGGAGGCCTCCTACGATCTCGGCGCCAGCCGGTGGCAGACCTTCCGCCTCGTGCTTCTGCCGAACCTGACCGGGGCGATGGCCGGCGGAGCGATCCTGGCGTTCGCGCTGTCGTTCGACGAGACCATGATCACGCTGCTCGTCACCGGCACCCAGAGCACGCTGCCGGTGCGGCTGTGGGCGATGATGCGCCTCGGCTTCACGCCGGACATCAACGCGCTGGTGACGCTGGTGCTGCTGTTCACCACCGCGCTCTGCCTGGTGGCGGTGCGCTTCGTCGCGCCGGCCCATGCCGCCTCAGGCGGCGACGAGTGA
- a CDS encoding RraA family protein — MTADIDFKALKAVLYSAVLSDVLDSFGRADQAMRPFVRPLDEDKVLFGRARTGLYANVYGITEGRNPYEVEIALVDDLVEDDIVVLACDGPTTRIAPWGELLTTAARCRGAGGCVTDGLVRDVRHIRRLGFPVFHGGIGPLDTKGRAEMTARDVPVECGGVRVEPGDLVFGDVDGVVVIPHALAGEVIAAALDKINGENRSREHLEQGMLLGEVYARYGIL; from the coding sequence ATGACGGCCGATATCGACTTCAAGGCCCTCAAGGCCGTGCTCTATTCGGCGGTGCTGTCGGACGTGCTCGACAGCTTCGGCCGGGCGGATCAGGCGATGCGCCCGTTCGTGCGTCCGCTCGACGAGGACAAGGTGCTGTTCGGCCGCGCCCGCACCGGGCTCTATGCCAACGTCTACGGCATCACCGAGGGCCGCAACCCCTACGAGGTCGAGATCGCGCTGGTCGACGATCTCGTCGAGGACGACATCGTGGTGCTCGCCTGCGACGGCCCGACCACGCGCATCGCGCCGTGGGGCGAATTGCTCACCACCGCCGCGCGCTGCCGCGGGGCTGGCGGCTGCGTCACCGACGGGCTGGTGCGCGACGTGCGCCACATCCGCCGGCTGGGCTTTCCGGTGTTCCACGGCGGCATCGGCCCGCTCGACACCAAGGGCCGCGCCGAGATGACGGCGCGCGACGTGCCGGTGGAATGCGGCGGCGTCCGCGTCGAGCCGGGCGACCTCGTGTTCGGCGACGTCGACGGCGTCGTCGTCATCCCGCACGCCCTCGCCGGCGAGGTGATCGCGGCGGCGCTGGACAAGATCAACGGCGAGAACAGGAGCCGCGAGCACCTCGAACAGGGCATGCTGCTCGGCGAGGTCTATGCGCGCTACGGCATCCTGTAG
- a CDS encoding 4'-phosphopantetheinyl transferase family protein encodes MMPSDCIDLYLLPTAGLTPGDMARLAALLDSTETDRAARLRDTDARAGFVAAHGLLRLALSRHRPSVAPASWRFAAGPFGKPGIVADSPPDRPVPPLYAPGSDAGAAGIAAEGIAAEGTPSFSLTHTAGLVAVAVATGRDVGVDAEAVVADAATSAVAATFCTPVELAAFDALAEADRLARFFTLWTLKESILKAAGRGFLIPPQDVEIGFSPPAARWIGGETPWLAWHGAFGNGHHIAVCVAAMPAPPRLAVLDAGPMVRSAAEPVPLPLALDSLAVVPAGGTN; translated from the coding sequence ATGATGCCGAGCGACTGCATCGATCTCTATCTCCTGCCGACGGCCGGGCTCACGCCGGGCGACATGGCGCGGCTGGCGGCGCTTCTCGACAGCACCGAGACGGACCGGGCGGCGCGCCTGCGCGATACGGATGCGCGGGCGGGCTTCGTCGCGGCCCACGGGCTTCTGCGCCTGGCGCTGAGCCGGCACCGCCCATCCGTCGCTCCGGCATCCTGGCGCTTCGCGGCCGGTCCCTTCGGCAAGCCCGGGATCGTCGCGGATTCCCCGCCGGACCGGCCTGTCCCGCCCTTGTACGCGCCGGGCTCCGACGCCGGAGCGGCAGGCATCGCTGCGGAAGGCATCGCTGCGGAAGGCACGCCTTCCTTCAGCCTGACACACACGGCCGGCCTCGTCGCCGTCGCGGTCGCCACGGGCCGGGATGTCGGCGTCGATGCCGAAGCGGTCGTGGCCGATGCCGCGACCTCTGCCGTCGCGGCGACGTTCTGCACCCCGGTTGAACTGGCGGCGTTCGACGCGCTCGCTGAAGCGGATCGCCTCGCACGGTTCTTCACGCTGTGGACGCTCAAGGAAAGCATCCTCAAGGCCGCCGGCCGGGGATTTCTTATTCCGCCGCAGGACGTGGAGATCGGTTTTTCGCCGCCCGCCGCGCGCTGGATCGGCGGCGAGACCCCGTGGCTGGCGTGGCACGGCGCGTTCGGCAACGGCCACCACATCGCGGTCTGCGTCGCGGCGATGCCGGCGCCGCCGCGTCTCGCGGTGCTCGATGCCGGCCCGATGGTGCGGTCCGCCGCCGAGCCCGTTCCGCTGCCGCTTGCCCTCGACAGCCTCGCGGTCGTCCCGGCCGGCGGCACGAACTGA
- a CDS encoding sensor histidine kinase, whose amino-acid sequence MTTVADPRDELIAELQRRLAEAEETLTAIRLGEVDALVVRGQDADEIFTIEGEAGYRDFMEAMDPGAVALDRTGHVLYATHKIAKLLRVPFEALQGARFSDVLDPVNAARFDALLGSPVMERQEINVRFTGETSDSHFDITVAPMRIGAVSGYAVTFTDITERVLVEAAEQSERAARAVIASANEAVLVCDRDGVITHANAAARVVHDGPLIGRPFAEVVPLVFPGATGLMQSDDFIAMALAGTPLQGIEAVAPEAPAVKDYLVSIAPLRVAGDMISGCVITMVDLSQRKAAERQQLLLMAELDHRVKNTLALVQSISSRTLSSEDTLEGYQVAFSGRLQALSATHNLLATRSWNDLQLEDLLAAELAPYIEKGAGRVVSEGLDVAIVPRAAVALGLILHELTTNAVKYGALSNGTGVVSLNALPREGDGAPFVMEWRETGGPAVSPPTRRGFGRTVISRSLQYSPHGKADLTFDPAGVICRISLPPEDVVRSGTA is encoded by the coding sequence ATGACGACCGTGGCCGATCCTCGCGACGAGCTGATTGCGGAACTCCAGCGCCGTCTCGCCGAGGCGGAGGAAACCCTGACGGCCATCCGTCTGGGCGAGGTCGACGCGCTCGTGGTGCGCGGCCAGGACGCCGACGAGATCTTCACGATCGAGGGTGAGGCCGGCTATCGCGACTTCATGGAAGCGATGGACCCCGGCGCCGTCGCGCTCGACCGCACCGGACACGTGCTCTACGCGACCCACAAGATCGCGAAACTCCTGCGGGTCCCGTTCGAGGCCTTGCAGGGTGCGCGGTTCAGCGACGTGCTCGACCCGGTGAACGCCGCGCGCTTCGACGCGCTGCTCGGTTCGCCGGTGATGGAGCGGCAGGAAATCAATGTCCGCTTCACCGGCGAGACATCGGACAGCCATTTCGACATCACCGTCGCGCCGATGCGCATCGGTGCCGTTTCCGGCTATGCCGTCACCTTCACCGACATCACCGAGCGGGTGCTGGTCGAAGCGGCGGAACAGAGCGAGCGCGCCGCCCGCGCGGTCATCGCCTCCGCCAACGAGGCGGTGCTCGTCTGCGACCGCGACGGCGTCATCACCCACGCCAACGCGGCGGCCCGCGTGGTGCACGACGGCCCGCTGATCGGCCGCCCGTTCGCCGAGGTCGTGCCGCTGGTGTTTCCCGGCGCCACCGGGCTGATGCAGAGCGACGATTTCATCGCCATGGCGCTCGCGGGCACCCCGCTCCAGGGCATCGAGGCGGTCGCGCCCGAGGCCCCGGCGGTGAAGGACTATCTCGTCAGCATCGCGCCGCTGCGCGTTGCCGGCGACATGATCAGCGGCTGCGTCATCACCATGGTCGACCTGTCCCAGCGCAAGGCGGCCGAGCGCCAGCAATTGCTGCTGATGGCCGAGCTCGACCACCGCGTGAAGAACACGCTTGCGTTGGTGCAGTCGATCAGCAGTCGCACGCTGTCCTCCGAGGACACCCTCGAAGGCTATCAGGTGGCGTTCTCCGGCCGGCTTCAGGCCCTGTCCGCGACCCACAACCTGCTTGCGACGCGCTCGTGGAACGACCTCCAGCTCGAGGACCTGCTCGCGGCCGAACTCGCGCCCTATATCGAGAAGGGCGCCGGCCGCGTCGTGTCCGAGGGGCTCGACGTCGCCATCGTGCCGCGCGCGGCCGTGGCGCTCGGGCTCATCCTGCACGAGCTGACCACCAACGCGGTGAAATACGGCGCGCTGTCGAACGGCACCGGCGTCGTGTCGCTGAACGCGCTGCCGCGCGAGGGCGACGGCGCTCCGTTCGTGATGGAATGGCGCGAGACCGGCGGACCTGCCGTCTCCCCGCCCACCCGGCGCGGCTTCGGCCGCACCGTGATCAGCCGCAGCCTGCAATATTCCCCCCACGGCAAGGCCGACCTCACGTTCGACCCCGCGGGCGTGATCTGCCGCATCTCGCTGCCGCCCGAGGATGTGGTGCGGAGCGGAACGGCCTGA
- a CDS encoding circadian clock KaiB family protein has product MTEEPGKRRKLILYVAGQTPKSLTAIANLERICAEKAPGQYEIEVVDLKKSPHLAKEHSIVAIPTLVRELPVPIRKIIGDLSDEQKVLVHLKIGDE; this is encoded by the coding sequence ATGACCGAGGAACCGGGCAAGCGCCGGAAACTCATCCTTTATGTGGCCGGCCAGACGCCCAAGTCTCTGACGGCGATCGCGAACCTTGAGCGGATCTGTGCCGAGAAGGCGCCGGGGCAGTACGAAATCGAGGTGGTGGATCTCAAGAAGAGCCCGCATCTGGCCAAGGAGCACAGCATCGTCGCGATCCCCACGCTGGTGCGCGAACTCCCGGTCCCCATCCGCAAGATCATCGGCGACCTGTCGGACGAGCAGAAGGTGCTGGTCCACCTCAAGATCGGTGACGAATGA
- the kaiC gene encoding circadian clock protein KaiC translates to MAPTGISKSLTGISGFDDLTLGGLPDGRPTLVCGSAGCGKTLFASTFLINGARLYDEPGVFVTFEERPADIVDNVASLGFGLDKLVEEGRIAFEHIAVDPAELAEAGDYDLEGLFLRLELAIETVGAKRVVLDTIESLFSAFSNLAILRAEIRRLFDWLKEKGLTTVITGERGDGALTRQGLEEYVSDCVILLDHRVQNQISTRRMRIVKYRGTAHGTNEYPFLIDEEGFSVLPVSSLGLNHKASEERVSTGIPDLDAMLSGGGFHRGTSILLSGVAGTGKSSVGASFVDAACARGEKAIYFSFEESANQAVRNMRSLGIDLGRWLEEDRLRFVAVRPTFYSLEMHLAVMLREIQRFEPTTVVLDPISAFIESGDRFEVQSMLLRVVDFLKSRGVTGVFTHLSHQQEGAVATDAGLSSLMDAWILLLNREVGGEFNRELYLLKARGMPHSNQVREFVMTEHGIKLIPPYLGESGALTGSVRKQEEARSRREEVRRKAEVSRLQRQIDQRRRRAAAQMEALKAELEADELEMQAFLKAEEDFLLQARADIAEMKKSRRA, encoded by the coding sequence ATGGCGCCAACTGGCATCTCCAAATCGCTCACCGGTATTTCCGGCTTCGATGACCTGACGCTCGGCGGCCTGCCCGATGGCCGGCCGACCCTCGTCTGTGGTTCGGCCGGTTGCGGCAAGACGCTGTTCGCCTCCACGTTCCTGATCAACGGGGCGCGGCTCTACGACGAGCCCGGCGTGTTCGTGACATTCGAGGAGCGGCCGGCCGACATCGTCGACAATGTCGCCTCCCTCGGCTTCGGCCTCGACAAGCTGGTGGAGGAGGGGCGGATCGCGTTCGAGCACATCGCGGTCGACCCGGCCGAACTCGCCGAAGCGGGCGACTACGACCTCGAGGGATTGTTCCTGCGGCTTGAACTCGCCATCGAAACCGTCGGGGCGAAGCGCGTGGTGCTGGACACCATCGAGAGCCTGTTCTCGGCCTTCTCCAACCTCGCCATCCTGCGCGCGGAAATCCGCCGCCTGTTCGACTGGCTGAAGGAAAAGGGGCTGACGACGGTGATCACGGGCGAGCGGGGCGACGGCGCCCTGACCCGCCAGGGGCTGGAGGAATATGTCTCCGACTGCGTGATCCTGCTCGACCATCGCGTCCAGAACCAGATCTCCACGCGGCGCATGCGCATCGTGAAATATCGCGGCACGGCGCACGGCACCAACGAATACCCGTTCCTCATCGACGAGGAAGGGTTCAGCGTGCTTCCCGTCTCGTCCCTCGGCCTCAATCACAAGGCTTCCGAGGAGCGCGTCTCGACCGGGATCCCCGATCTCGATGCGATGCTGAGCGGGGGCGGTTTCCACCGCGGAACGTCCATTCTCCTGTCGGGCGTCGCCGGCACGGGCAAATCCTCCGTGGGGGCGAGCTTCGTCGATGCGGCCTGCGCGCGCGGCGAGAAGGCGATCTATTTCTCGTTCGAGGAATCCGCGAACCAGGCCGTCCGCAACATGCGCTCGCTCGGGATCGATCTCGGCCGCTGGCTGGAGGAGGACCGCCTGCGGTTCGTCGCGGTCCGCCCCACCTTCTACAGCCTCGAAATGCACCTCGCGGTCATGCTGCGCGAGATCCAGCGGTTCGAGCCGACCACCGTCGTGCTCGACCCGATTTCGGCCTTCATCGAAAGCGGCGACCGCTTCGAGGTGCAGTCGATGCTGCTGCGGGTGGTCGATTTCCTCAAGAGCCGCGGCGTGACCGGCGTCTTCACCCATCTTTCCCATCAGCAGGAAGGCGCGGTGGCGACGGACGCCGGCCTGTCGTCGCTGATGGATGCGTGGATCCTGCTGCTCAACCGGGAGGTCGGCGGCGAATTCAACCGCGAACTCTATCTCCTGAAGGCGCGCGGCATGCCGCATTCCAATCAGGTGCGCGAATTCGTCATGACCGAGCACGGCATCAAGCTCATCCCGCCCTATCTCGGCGAGAGCGGCGCATTGACCGGTTCCGTACGCAAACAGGAAGAAGCTCGGAGTCGCCGTGAAGAAGTGCGTAGAAAGGCGGAGGTGTCGCGACTGCAACGTCAGATCGACCAGCGCCGCCGGCGGGCCGCCGCTCAGATGGAAGCGCTGAAGGCCGAACTCGAAGCAGATGAACTGGAAATGCAGGCGTTTCTGAAAGCCGAGGAGGACTTCCTTCTCCAGGCGCGTGCCGATATCGCCGAAATGAAGAAAAGTCGCCGCGCGTGA